Sequence from the uncultured Draconibacterium sp. genome:
ATCGACAGTGGGCTTATCGATTTTAGCGATCAGCGTTTGCAGGAGGTTTTTAATTATGAACTTTCGCAGGTGCATGTCGATATGGATTCACTTTCGCTAAACAGTAACTGGCTGGAGATTAATTCGAGCATGAAACTCAATAAACGAGGAGACCTGGTAGCCGAACTGGGATTGAATCCTTACGATCCTTTTCAGCATATTGAGTTAAATTATGTGTTGTCCGAGTTTCAGTTGCCCGATATAAATATTTACTCGAAATACTACGCCGGACTGCCAATTTTATTTGGCGATATGTATTACCGCAATAAAACCTCCATCATTAATAAAAAGCTAAACAGCGAAAACGAACTGATAATTAGCAATGTTGAAATGGGCCGTAAAAGCGGGGGATTGTATGATGTACCTATCAAACTGGCTTTGTTTATTCTGAAAGACAAGAATGGTGATGTGAACCTGGATATTCCGGTAACCGGCGATCTGTCGGACCCGAAAACCGACGTGGGCAAAATTGTTTGGAACACTTTCAAAGGGTTTATGGGGAAAATTGTATCCTCACCTTTTCGGGCGCTTGGTAATTTGCTGGGGGCCGATCCGAAAGAACTGGAAGAGATTACTATTTTATACAGCGATACCACTTTAACGCGCAAACAACATCGTTCGCTCGATTTATTGCTGGAGTTGGAGCAACAGAAACCGGAACTGCTGATTGAAATGCAGTACCTGAACGACCGGAAACTGGAACGTATTGATGCCGCTTCAGAAATTGTGCAAGAGCGTTATACTGAAGAAACAGGTAAGAAAAAGGCAAGAAATAATAAAGAGTATCTCGAATATTTGAAAACTGAAACACAACGCGATTCGCTGGTAATGCAGGATTACGAACGCCTGCTTGCTCCCAAAACGGAGGTTGACAGTGTAATCATTTCCCGCGAAAACAACCGACTTCAACTGGTAACGGATTATTTGCACGAGCAAAATAACTCAACAACCATTCGTGTGTTGGAATACAACGAAGATGAAGTGTTGAATATTGGCAGCCGGCCACAATTTAAAATTTCATACAAACTTGCTGAAGACGAAGCTGCAGTGGAAACTCCTCAGGATAGTCAGTAGATTAATTCTTTGTTTTATAAATGAAGGATCGTCCAGAAAATGCGGAACGATCCTTTTTTATTGTAAATGCTTAAATCTTCTTTCCAATATAAAACACGTAGCCATAATAATCTTTGTACTTGTTGTACAATGTCTCTTCGTGTCGTTGGTTGGCAATAAAACCCTCGGCAGCTTTGTTACCGGCGTGTTCTTTTAAGAAAGTTTCCTGAGCCCTGATTTGTGGCTTGTAAAAATACTCGAGCCAGCAGTTGTCGGGTAAAATAAACGATGCCACGGGTATATAGCCGGCTTGCTGCATTTGCGCCACTTTATTCGGAATAGTATCGATGCCGGGATAAGCATCCATCCAAAAATCCTGTATTTCCTGAGGACGCTCCCCGGTGAACCACGATGCTTCACTCACCGCTACGTATCCTCCCGGTTTCAGAAACGCTTTCCACTCGCGCAGGCCGCGTTCAAAACCAATGTTGTAAATGGCGCCTTCCGACCAGATTAAATCCAATTCTTCCGCCTGAAAAGGCAGCTGATCCATCGAACCAACAATCCCTTTTACGCGCTCCTGCAGATTGTGCTTCTGTGCATTTTTATTAAACAGGTCGATAAAAGTGGGGAAGAGGTCGAGCCCCTTTATTTGTCCCGGTGTATGTTGAGCTAAAATCATGGTTTGCCCACCGGTACCACAGCCCAGGTCTGCAATCTTTGCTTCTTCGCCAAGCTTTTCGATAAAACTCAGCGCCTTTATGGTTACCTCCGGGCTTCCCGGCCCCTGGCGTTCGAGGTGAGAGAAATATTCGCAAATTAAACCTAAATCGAATTCGTGTATAGATGAATTATCGTTACTCATTTTTTTAAATATTGTGCCAAAAACCACGTTATCTAATGCTTCTAGGTTTTAGGCGGTTTCAAATAAAAAGATATGAAAAATACCACTGACAGGAAACTGTCAGCGATTAACGAATGGATAACCAAAGGCCAACTGCCAAAGGTTATTTACTTCACGGAATCCAAATTTGTGTTTAACATGCAAAAATTTTACTTGCACGAAATTAGTCTTTTTCGCAAAATAGCAAGGGACGCTCAACATTTTACAAACTTAAACGTTGGATTGAGACTGTTTGAACAGGTATTAAAATTACAATGAAAAAAAGTTATATCAGTTTATTAGGTGGCATTATTGCCTTGTTTTTTGTTTTGAATGTTAACGCGCAGGAACTCGATCATGATGAGCATGAACACCACGACCACACGCACGGACATAAAACCGAAATAGGAATCGGAAATTCGGCTGTTTACTTTTTTGGAGAAGAGGAGCTTAGTTATGGCCTGCACCTCCATGTGGTCAGAAATATCGGTCACTCGAATTTTGGAATGGGACTGGCTTATGAGCGTATTTTCGACGAACACCACCACAATACAATTGGTATTGTTGGTAGTTATACACCTGTTGACAGGCTTCATTTTGCACTAACACCCGGCATTGCATTTGAAGGGGAAGACTGGGAAGAGAAAAACTTTGCCCTGCATTTTGAAACGGCCTACGATTTTCAGGTGGGTAATATCCACATGGGGCCAATGGTGGAGCTGGGCTACAATTTCGAACACGTGCATTTAAGTTTGGGAGTACACATAGGTTTTGGATTGTAATAAAATAATCCCAAAACTGGGGATAGACTCTGTCGGCGATTCAGCGTTGTTTGTTTGTAATGCTCACTTTATTAGGGGAATAGTTTTTTTTTCGCCGCTTTTTTGAGCCATAGTAACTTTTAAATTCACTACTATAGAGGATTGTACACCCCCTTATGTATCCCTTTATTTTTGCGACACTACTTTGATAGAATTCGTGAAAACAATGGGAGTAAAAACAATTTTTAGAAATAAGCTACTACAAAATATCCTGCTGAACCTATCGATGGTTTTACTTATACAGCAAAGTGTTTGGGCGCAATCCGCAGAAAAAAAGGAGCTTTCCGGAACCGTTCAAACAGCTGACGTACCGAGAAAAACCAATCAGGCGGTTCAATGTAGTTTAAAGCATCTTCCACTTGTATTGCTTCAGTGAGCAATGCAACATTTGTATCATTGTCATTATTGTTGCCTGAGATCAGACTTTTTTATGCATCCGGTTCATTTGCTATCGGGAAATAGTTAGTTTAGGAAACGGAAATACGAGCATTTTTAGCGTTTTTTCAAACTTATTATAATCAATAAACGTTTATTATTTTATTGACAGCGTTTCAATATTATTTTTTAAAACAGCATTGCGAGGTGAACTTTGTTTCATTAAATTAGTATTTTGGTGTCTAATTAAATCAAGGGAAATATGGACAGACCTAACAAAACTCCCTCAAAGCTTAGCTTACTGGCGCAAAAAATATTCAAAAACCCATTAATCGAATCAGACAATCCTTTGGACAGTAATTTAGAAAATGAAATTCGATCTTTCGGTTCTAAATTCTACAGTTTATCAGGGGGCGACCTTTTAAACTCTATTTGTAATTTGTTCGTTAAGTCGATGGATATTGACTTTGTTTACATTTCAAAATATGA
This genomic interval carries:
- a CDS encoding DUF748 domain-containing protein, with product METKKGKQKAGTWKRIVLIILLALSLIVVIALALAPGLIRNYINKNGVELSGRTITIEKIKYNYFTSTLQVFNMAMYEQNNTDVFVGFDTLLLNLKPLRLLKHEITVQQFQLVNPYSQVIQTDTVFNFSDLIEFFDTGEATAEEDTTQSKPYLLNLNLLEIKNGTVSYTDTELDNNISMKNISFLIPQIYWGGEESSADLDFNIGNGGSISTDFDFDSKTGDFRGEIKLNKLVLNIALPYIQEYMQFNKMEGTLDATAKFTGNENNLTNFELSGNAEVAGLMFTDMNDKNVLGAAKTKLDLNHSKPLLYQAEIGKIEIIQPYVYFALIDSLSNFEKMMVPVENETVADTTESEETEPFDILINKFVIDSGLIDFSDQRLQEVFNYELSQVHVDMDSLSLNSNWLEINSSMKLNKRGDLVAELGLNPYDPFQHIELNYVLSEFQLPDINIYSKYYAGLPILFGDMYYRNKTSIINKKLNSENELIISNVEMGRKSGGLYDVPIKLALFILKDKNGDVNLDIPVTGDLSDPKTDVGKIVWNTFKGFMGKIVSSPFRALGNLLGADPKELEEITILYSDTTLTRKQHRSLDLLLELEQQKPELLIEMQYLNDRKLERIDAASEIVQERYTEETGKKKARNNKEYLEYLKTETQRDSLVMQDYERLLAPKTEVDSVIISRENNRLQLVTDYLHEQNNSTTIRVLEYNEDEVLNIGSRPQFKISYKLAEDEAAVETPQDSQ
- a CDS encoding class I SAM-dependent methyltransferase, whose translation is MSNDNSSIHEFDLGLICEYFSHLERQGPGSPEVTIKALSFIEKLGEEAKIADLGCGTGGQTMILAQHTPGQIKGLDLFPTFIDLFNKNAQKHNLQERVKGIVGSMDQLPFQAEELDLIWSEGAIYNIGFERGLREWKAFLKPGGYVAVSEASWFTGERPQEIQDFWMDAYPGIDTIPNKVAQMQQAGYIPVASFILPDNCWLEYFYKPQIRAQETFLKEHAGNKAAEGFIANQRHEETLYNKYKDYYGYVFYIGKKI